One genomic segment of Acanthopagrus latus isolate v.2019 chromosome 14, fAcaLat1.1, whole genome shotgun sequence includes these proteins:
- the ccdc107 gene encoding coiled-coil domain-containing protein 107 translates to MVLSTSQQVALAFTAVLFTFVVLPRLFGVGGGTGAKESRFDSRYSRKASTGPGAVRGQPINVNAPGSPQTPENMQQMKKLMEQELKSDKYKTNNNKGYVFTLMPLYAIGVGVFAAYKFLKIKSADDQAQKEKFTKGAKKSVEAENQLNELEQRLAQTERMLNSILTQLDPLTNCVKSVAQEQKNEIMSQLQTIRYLMKKRGMDCPPLNINEASCGRNLDDLIESLGANDTSALEASLVEKQSSTGPEAEASERVYQKLLEAKDEAATEGEEMKELQPEESDGEAEEEENDNKEEEEEEEEEEEGLEDSELTPSSGESCETNIEEVGAEQPASGLRRRNRPE, encoded by the exons ATGGTCCTGTCAACATCACAACAGGTCGCCCTGGCGTTCACGGCCGTGCTATTCACGTTCGTCGTCCTGCCCAGGTTGTTCGGCGTCGGCGGCGGGACGGGAGCGAAGGAAAGTAGATTCGACTCCCGCTACAGCAGGAAAG CAAGTACAGGCCCCGGCGCAGTGAGAGGTCAGCCCATCAACGTGAACGCCCCCGGTTCACCCCAGACCCCCGAGAACATGCAACAGATGAAGAAGCTGATGGAGCAAGAGCTGAAGAGCGACAAGtacaaaaccaacaacaacaagggCTACGTGTTCACGCTGATGCCTCTCTACGCCATCGGCGTCGGAGTGTTTGCAGCATATAAGTTCCTGAAG ATCAAGTCGGCAGATGACCAGGCACAAAAGGAGAAATTTACAAAAGGAGCCAAGAAATCAGTGGAGGCAG AGAACCAACTGAACGAGCTTGAACAAAGGCTAGCGCAGACGGAGAGGATGCTCAATTCCATCCTCACCCAGCTGGACCCGCTCACTAACTG TGTGAAGTCGGTGGCCCAGGAGCAGAAGAACGAGATCATGTCCCAACTCCAGACCATCCGGTACCtgatgaagaagagaggaatGGACTGTCCGCCGCTCAACATCAACG AGGCATCCTGCGGGCGAAATCTGGACGACCTCATCGAGTCGCTTGGAGCCAATGACACGTCTGCGCTGGAAGCTTCTCTGGTGGAAAAACAGAGCTCGACAGGACCAGAGGCAGAGGCTTCTGAAAGAGTCTATCAGAAGCTCTTAGAAGCTAAAGATGAAGCCGCAACAGAAGGCGAAGAGATGAAGGAGCTCCAGCCAGAGGAGTCTGACggggaagcagaggaggaagagaacgacaacaaagaggaggaggaggaggaggaggaggaggaggaaggattGGAGGACTCCGAGCTCACGCCTTCATCTGGGGAGTCATGCGAGACAAACATTGAGGAGGTTGGAGCGGAGCAGCCTGCGTCAGGCCTCAGACGACGCAACAGGCCCGAATAA